Proteins from one Oryza sativa Japonica Group chromosome 12, ASM3414082v1 genomic window:
- the LOC4352848 gene encoding actin-depolymerizing factor 11, giving the protein MAFVRSRANASSGIGVAAECKQTFLELQRKKSHRYVIFKIDDKCKEVVVEKTGSSTESFDDFMDSLPESDCRYAIYDFDFVTEENCQKSKIFFVAWSPSVSRIRAKMLYATSKERFRRELDGVHYEIQATDPSELDIELLRERAH; this is encoded by the exons ATGGCATTCGTCAGATCACGC GCAAATGCTTCCTCTGGAATCGGTGTAGCTGCCGAGTGCAAGCAGACATTTCTGGAGCTTCAGAGGAAGAAATCACACCGCTATGTCATCTTCAAGATCGACGACAAGTGCAAGGAGGTCGTCGTCGAAAAGACAGGTTCATCGACCGAGAGCTTCGACGATTTCATGGACTCACTCCCTGAATCTGACTGCCGCTACGCCATCTACGACTTCGACTTCGTCACCGAGGAGAACTGCCAGAAGAGCAAGATCTTCTTCGTCGCATG GTCGCCTTCGGTTTCTCGCATCCGCGCCAAGATGTTGTATGCTACCTCCAAAGAACGGTTCAGGAGAGAGCTGGATGGTGTGCACTATGAGATTCAGGCAACTGATCCGTCGGAGCTGGACATTGAGCTTCTTAGAGAGCGTGCTCATTGA